A region from the Tahibacter amnicola genome encodes:
- a CDS encoding LodA/GoxA family CTQ-dependent oxidase, which yields MSRKHSDDARIAYARIHPAIGVARVGNSTQDDGYYIGPQVPDPPPSPPGAYRDASGALKREVAQFRIYGYDGEGRVVRELTMADAQITWTVELANRKAAWYDFELALDIPEAAAAPPSTRRNADVIDRASLVILPGPRHIDAPARQGSAYRFDGGTFLGIEVPLGELRTDDAGRLLVFGGHGKSASINQQPPTTFANNDGWYDDTSDGPVTATVRLGDREIAVSPAWVVVAPPNYGPQQKSVRTLYALLTDVAVQAGMLPAPTTPSFRHDILPVLRALCDLQWMNAGFSAGFGYGMPQHFLDPRYLSQLADPSDTYRELRRTVANMFRNPADGDISLKPWPWVYGDAMNVPMPEVKNAMNALTTTQLALLDAWAEGRFVADLDPSAAPPATIDEVPLEAQPQTLDRAALEFCLADAFHPGCEVTWPVRHATMYMAPYRWRHRQPGNPEPDYGSTLTSAEALSYNGPLYAQFPGSLTRWMAIPWQTDTASCRSGYDPQYDPYLPTFWPARVPNQVLSAENYAKVMDTSLPREERLAAYMERADWDRTLGAGYMNQLANMITRFPEMGVVEVRPGIAGDPDFPPVMQVEDRGGEHLTPQEKQQTVSEMRHAGKAQRFLVVK from the coding sequence ATGTCACGCAAGCACAGCGACGACGCACGTATCGCCTACGCCAGGATCCATCCCGCCATCGGCGTGGCCCGCGTCGGCAATTCCACCCAGGACGACGGCTACTACATCGGACCGCAGGTTCCTGATCCACCACCCTCTCCTCCCGGTGCCTATCGCGATGCCAGCGGTGCGCTCAAACGGGAAGTCGCGCAGTTTCGAATTTACGGCTACGACGGCGAGGGCCGGGTCGTGCGCGAGCTCACCATGGCTGACGCGCAGATCACCTGGACCGTGGAGCTGGCCAACCGCAAGGCGGCCTGGTACGACTTCGAGCTGGCCCTGGACATTCCCGAGGCCGCGGCCGCGCCACCGTCGACACGGCGCAATGCGGACGTGATCGACCGCGCGTCGCTGGTCATCCTGCCCGGCCCGCGCCACATCGACGCACCGGCCCGGCAGGGCAGCGCGTACCGGTTCGATGGCGGCACCTTCCTGGGCATCGAGGTTCCGTTGGGCGAGTTGCGTACGGACGATGCCGGCCGGCTGCTGGTCTTCGGCGGCCATGGCAAGTCGGCGTCGATCAACCAGCAGCCCCCAACCACCTTCGCCAACAATGACGGCTGGTACGACGACACCAGCGACGGGCCGGTGACAGCCACGGTACGCCTGGGCGACCGCGAAATCGCCGTTTCCCCGGCCTGGGTCGTGGTGGCGCCGCCCAACTACGGGCCGCAACAGAAATCGGTGCGTACGCTGTACGCGCTGCTCACGGACGTCGCTGTCCAGGCAGGCATGCTCCCGGCCCCGACGACACCCTCGTTCCGGCACGACATCCTCCCGGTCCTGCGCGCGCTGTGCGACCTGCAATGGATGAACGCCGGGTTTTCCGCCGGCTTCGGCTATGGCATGCCGCAGCACTTTCTCGATCCACGCTACCTGTCGCAACTGGCGGATCCGTCCGATACCTACCGGGAACTGCGCCGCACCGTTGCGAACATGTTCCGCAATCCGGCCGACGGGGATATCTCGCTCAAGCCCTGGCCCTGGGTCTATGGCGACGCCATGAACGTGCCGATGCCCGAAGTGAAAAACGCCATGAATGCCCTGACGACCACGCAACTGGCCCTGCTCGATGCCTGGGCCGAAGGGCGGTTCGTGGCCGATCTCGATCCATCCGCGGCGCCACCGGCAACGATTGATGAAGTGCCACTGGAAGCACAGCCGCAGACCCTCGACCGCGCGGCACTGGAATTCTGCCTGGCAGACGCCTTCCATCCGGGCTGCGAGGTCACCTGGCCCGTGCGCCACGCCACGATGTACATGGCGCCGTACCGCTGGCGCCACCGGCAGCCCGGCAATCCCGAACCGGACTACGGCTCGACCCTCACCAGCGCCGAGGCGCTGTCCTACAACGGTCCGCTCTACGCCCAGTTTCCCGGTTCGCTCACGCGCTGGATGGCGATTCCCTGGCAGACCGACACGGCCAGCTGCCGGTCCGGCTACGACCCGCAGTACGACCCCTACCTGCCGACGTTCTGGCCGGCGCGCGTACCCAACCAGGTACTGTCGGCCGAGAACTACGCGAAGGTGATGGATACCTCGCTGCCCCGCGAAGAACGCCTGGCGGCCTACATGGAACGCGCCGACTGGGATCGCACGCTGGGCGCCGGCTACATGAACCAGCTGGCCAACATGATCACGCGCTTTCCGGAGATGGGCGTCGTCGAAGTACGGCCCGGCATCGCCGGGGATCCGGACTTCCCGCCGGTCATGCAGGTGGAAGATCGCGGCGGCGAACACCTGACGCCACAGGAGAAGCAACAGACCGTCTCGGAAATGCGCCATGCCGGAAAGGCGCAGCGCTTCCTGGTTGTGAAATAG
- a CDS encoding two-component regulator propeller domain-containing protein, which translates to MNPYLRLFALLLLCLAWPTPSPAQTRPLDELNLRSWNVDQGLPHNSVLTIGQTRDGMLWVGTWGGLSRFDGAEFRTFNRSNTSAIGDDGVLAMAPTRTGGLWVGTHGGGLLRVEDNRIEGIVAVGTTINGHVGALWDDGSTLWIGSESGGVYRLDQDKVTPIRDENLTPNLSVYAIVSDLRRGLWIGTRDGVFQMPASGGPSRRFDLPEKHRDAIVYDLVAASTEVLWVATSHGVFRHDPEQGWRQYVDNVSYRLAIDPTGQLWVGTQADGLIRIAGESVQRMPRFPGVPDSFVASLFPDHANGVWAGTNGGLISLQALRFRNLSNLQGLSNNFVRSLLEAPDGTIWAATARGLNRIKAGKIDQPFAGTPLGAASLLSLAIEPDGTLWAGTYVDGVWVVRNGKPERPNLGDHRPQSVRSVLVARDGTVWVGTNDGPVHFDPVHQRVLPDPPGRFGNVMTLHEDRKGRIWIGTNESLSRLDGDQVTTFGAAQGFQGKAVFGIVESESGDLWVATDNGLGRHRDNHFHFVTPQQGLPLYTVLGVVRDTTAALWLTSNAGIYRVAESELHAALANPSHRLQGRLYNRDDGMLTNQCNGASNPTAQQVRSGELWFSTAAGIAIVDPRVADSVAPEPPTVVIDRATIDGHEVNPALTPQLEPGSHTIAVQFTAAALTQRGNIDYAYRVIGMDERWEHIGAEKSIRLANLAPGQYAVEVAARMGDGPLTRSPPRFSFTIAPHLWERRGFLPAVIAIAVLISFVAFSLRNASLRRHNRLLEEQVSERTRELREANERQTKANEQLFQMNSQLNSEISDRLLAERTLHQRNEELASLNEKLAGAQSQLLQSDKMASVGQLAGGVAHEINTPIGFVGANLTSLRNYTQELFGIIDAYQRVEARIADDSPAWTALRNLKRSVDLEFLRQDCGDLLRESQEGIGRVAKIVRDLKDFSHVDEAEWQLVDLHSGLDTALNLLAHELKHRATIIKEYGRLPLVECLPFQVNQVFLALLRNAMQAIDNQGTITIRTRAEPDFVTVEVADTGKGIPEAHLHRIFEPFFTTRPVGFGTGLGLSVAYSIVQTHGGTISVTSEEGVGSTFVVRLPLVANRLLGGVIIPDTREST; encoded by the coding sequence ATGAACCCCTATCTGAGGTTGTTCGCGCTCCTGCTCCTCTGCCTGGCCTGGCCGACCCCTTCCCCGGCGCAGACGCGCCCGCTTGACGAGCTGAACCTGCGGTCCTGGAACGTCGACCAGGGCCTGCCCCACAACAGTGTCCTGACCATCGGCCAGACCCGTGACGGCATGCTGTGGGTAGGCACCTGGGGCGGCCTTTCGCGCTTTGACGGCGCCGAATTCCGCACCTTCAACCGCTCCAACACCTCCGCCATCGGTGACGACGGCGTGCTGGCCATGGCCCCCACGCGCACCGGCGGCCTCTGGGTCGGCACCCACGGCGGCGGCCTCCTGCGCGTGGAAGACAACCGCATCGAAGGCATCGTCGCCGTTGGCACGACCATCAACGGCCACGTCGGCGCGCTGTGGGACGACGGCAGCACCCTGTGGATCGGCTCCGAGAGCGGCGGCGTGTATCGCCTGGACCAGGACAAGGTCACGCCGATCCGCGACGAGAACCTGACCCCCAATCTCTCCGTCTATGCCATCGTCAGCGACCTGCGCCGCGGCCTGTGGATCGGCACGCGCGACGGCGTCTTCCAGATGCCTGCCAGCGGCGGCCCCAGCCGCCGCTTCGACCTGCCCGAGAAGCACCGGGACGCCATCGTCTACGACCTCGTCGCCGCGTCCACCGAAGTGCTGTGGGTGGCCACGTCCCACGGCGTGTTCCGCCACGATCCCGAGCAGGGCTGGCGGCAATATGTGGACAATGTGAGCTATCGCCTGGCGATCGATCCTACCGGCCAGCTGTGGGTCGGCACCCAGGCCGACGGACTGATCCGTATCGCGGGCGAGTCGGTGCAACGCATGCCGCGATTTCCCGGCGTTCCGGACAGTTTCGTCGCCAGCCTGTTTCCCGATCACGCCAACGGCGTCTGGGCCGGCACCAATGGCGGCCTGATCAGCCTGCAGGCGCTGCGTTTCCGAAATCTGTCCAACTTGCAGGGACTGTCCAACAACTTCGTGCGCAGCCTGCTGGAAGCCCCCGACGGCACCATCTGGGCCGCCACCGCGCGCGGGCTGAACCGCATCAAAGCGGGCAAGATCGACCAGCCTTTCGCCGGCACGCCCCTGGGTGCCGCGTCGCTGCTCTCGCTGGCGATCGAGCCGGACGGCACGCTCTGGGCCGGCACCTACGTCGACGGGGTCTGGGTCGTCCGCAACGGCAAGCCGGAGCGACCGAACCTGGGCGACCACCGGCCCCAATCCGTCCGCAGCGTGCTGGTGGCACGCGACGGCACTGTCTGGGTGGGCACCAACGACGGGCCGGTGCATTTCGATCCAGTGCACCAACGCGTGCTGCCGGATCCGCCCGGCCGCTTCGGCAACGTGATGACCCTGCACGAAGACCGCAAGGGACGGATCTGGATCGGCACCAATGAAAGTCTCTCGCGCCTGGACGGCGACCAGGTCACCACGTTCGGCGCTGCCCAGGGATTCCAGGGCAAGGCCGTCTTCGGCATCGTCGAGAGTGAATCGGGTGACCTGTGGGTCGCTACCGACAACGGCCTCGGGCGTCACCGCGACAACCATTTCCATTTTGTCACACCACAGCAGGGGTTGCCGCTCTACACCGTGCTGGGCGTCGTCCGCGACACGACCGCCGCGCTCTGGCTGACCTCCAACGCCGGCATCTACCGCGTCGCCGAAAGCGAGCTGCACGCCGCACTGGCCAATCCCTCGCACCGTTTGCAAGGTCGTCTCTACAACCGCGACGACGGCATGCTGACCAACCAGTGCAACGGCGCATCCAATCCGACGGCACAGCAGGTCCGCTCGGGAGAACTGTGGTTCTCGACCGCTGCTGGCATCGCCATCGTCGATCCGCGCGTGGCCGATTCGGTCGCGCCGGAACCGCCTACCGTGGTGATCGACCGGGCCACCATCGATGGCCACGAAGTCAATCCGGCCCTGACGCCGCAACTGGAGCCGGGCAGTCACACCATCGCGGTGCAGTTCACCGCCGCCGCACTGACCCAGCGCGGCAACATCGACTACGCCTATCGCGTCATTGGCATGGACGAACGCTGGGAGCATATCGGCGCCGAGAAAAGCATCCGCCTGGCGAACCTCGCGCCGGGACAGTACGCGGTGGAAGTTGCCGCACGGATGGGCGATGGCCCGCTGACCCGGTCTCCGCCCCGTTTCTCCTTCACCATTGCACCGCACCTGTGGGAACGCCGCGGATTCCTGCCCGCCGTGATCGCCATCGCGGTGTTGATCAGCTTCGTGGCTTTCAGCCTGCGCAACGCGTCGCTGCGACGGCACAACCGTCTGCTGGAAGAACAGGTGTCCGAACGGACGCGCGAGTTGCGCGAGGCCAACGAACGCCAGACCAAGGCGAACGAACAACTGTTCCAGATGAACAGCCAGCTCAACAGCGAAATCAGCGACCGTCTGCTGGCCGAACGCACGCTGCACCAGCGCAACGAGGAACTGGCGTCGCTCAATGAGAAGCTGGCCGGTGCGCAGAGCCAGCTGCTGCAATCGGACAAGATGGCCTCGGTCGGCCAGTTGGCCGGCGGCGTGGCGCACGAGATCAACACCCCGATCGGATTTGTCGGCGCAAACCTCACCAGCCTGCGCAACTACACGCAGGAACTCTTCGGCATCATCGACGCCTACCAGCGTGTCGAGGCACGCATCGCCGACGACAGCCCCGCCTGGACCGCGCTGCGCAACCTCAAGCGCTCGGTCGACCTGGAATTCCTGCGCCAGGACTGCGGCGACCTGCTGCGCGAATCACAGGAGGGTATCGGACGGGTCGCCAAGATCGTGCGTGACCTGAAGGACTTCTCGCACGTCGACGAAGCCGAATGGCAGTTGGTGGACCTGCACAGCGGACTGGACACGGCGCTCAACCTGCTGGCGCACGAGCTCAAGCACCGGGCCACCATCATCAAGGAATACGGGCGCCTGCCCTTGGTCGAATGCCTGCCGTTCCAGGTCAACCAGGTGTTCCTGGCGTTGCTACGCAATGCGATGCAGGCGATCGACAATCAGGGCACCATCACCATCCGCACCCGTGCCGAGCCGGACTTCGTCACGGTCGAGGTGGCCGATACCGGAAAGGGCATTCCGGAAGCGCATCTTCATCGTATATTCGAACCGTTCTTCACCACGCGCCCGGTGGGATTTGGTACCGGGCTGGGGTTGTCGGTGGCCTACAGCATCGTGCAGACCCACGGCGGAACGATCTCCGTGACCAGCGAAGAGGGCGTCGGCAGCACCTTCGTCGTGCGGCTGCCGCTGGTTGCCAACCGGTTGCTGGGCGGAGTGATCATTCCCGACACGCGGGAATCCACCTGA
- a CDS encoding NAD(P)/FAD-dependent oxidoreductase, which produces MNTAIPPGHWDVAIIGAGPAGCALACALAPGHRVLVVERHVEASRLRIGESLPGAALPILARLGLDAAFLQSGHTPRGATVSAWDTAEPVWRDSLRDPAGTGWHLDRARFDAQLRQAAAARGATLLHGAVQHVARGSDRTWQFDVESAGLARRHSAQVVVDAGGRSSRLARLLGATREEAEPVLCLHVFLQPHDDDRDQRTVIEAAPYGWWYSVRTPSGGRVVALHVDAQDPHRRQWRDPGNFFAAARQCPLVAGVIGARTAPTVEVRPAGASRLSEPAGTGWLAVGDAAVAFDPIASQGLFHALASGHHGAQVIADILAGRPSALVQYARETQAVWERYRVHAALTYSGPERFRRHPFWAARRVSHATLPAQRAALAQAGH; this is translated from the coding sequence GTGAACACCGCCATCCCTCCCGGCCATTGGGACGTCGCCATCATCGGTGCCGGTCCGGCCGGTTGCGCACTCGCCTGCGCACTGGCGCCTGGGCATCGCGTGCTGGTGGTCGAGCGCCATGTTGAGGCGAGCCGTCTGCGTATCGGCGAATCGCTCCCCGGCGCGGCGCTGCCGATCCTCGCGCGGCTCGGGCTCGATGCGGCATTTCTGCAATCCGGGCACACCCCGCGCGGGGCTACCGTGTCGGCCTGGGATACCGCCGAACCGGTCTGGCGCGACAGTCTGCGCGACCCGGCCGGAACCGGCTGGCACCTGGATCGCGCCCGGTTCGACGCCCAGCTGCGCCAGGCCGCGGCCGCGCGCGGTGCCACGCTCCTGCATGGCGCCGTACAGCACGTCGCCCGGGGCTCGGACCGCACCTGGCAATTCGACGTGGAGTCGGCCGGCCTCGCACGGCGTCACAGCGCCCAGGTTGTGGTCGATGCCGGCGGCCGCAGCAGCCGCCTGGCGCGCCTGCTGGGTGCTACGCGCGAGGAAGCAGAGCCCGTGCTCTGCCTGCATGTTTTTCTGCAACCGCACGATGATGACCGGGACCAGCGCACCGTGATCGAGGCCGCGCCCTACGGCTGGTGGTACAGCGTCCGCACGCCCTCTGGCGGCCGCGTCGTCGCGCTGCATGTAGACGCCCAGGATCCACACCGGCGCCAATGGCGCGACCCCGGCAACTTCTTCGCCGCTGCGCGGCAATGCCCCCTGGTGGCGGGCGTCATCGGCGCGCGCACCGCGCCCACCGTCGAGGTGCGGCCTGCGGGCGCCAGCCGGTTGAGCGAGCCCGCCGGCACCGGCTGGCTCGCGGTGGGCGATGCGGCCGTGGCCTTTGATCCCATCGCCTCGCAGGGGCTCTTCCACGCACTGGCCAGCGGTCATCACGGCGCGCAGGTCATCGCGGATATTCTGGCCGGACGTCCCTCCGCACTGGTGCAGTACGCGCGGGAAACGCAGGCCGTCTGGGAGCGCTACCGCGTGCACGCGGCCCTGACCTACAGCGGTCCGGAACGCTTCCGGCGTCATCCGTTCTGGGCGGCTCGACGGGTCAGCCACGCGACCCTGCCCGCGCAAAGGGCGGCACTGGCGCAGGCCGGCCACTAG